In Pseudomonas rhizosphaerae, one DNA window encodes the following:
- the tauB gene encoding taurine ABC transporter ATP-binding subunit, translating to MAQLILDRIGAHYPGAAQPVLQDISLSLGPQQLCVALGPSGSGKTSLLNLIAGFVPPSSGRITLDGVAVKGPGADRGVVFQDDALLPWQDVLANVAFGLQLAGIGRAQREARAREMLALVDLAGFAERQVWQLSGGQRQRVGLARALAADPQVLLMDEPFGALDAFTREQMQELLLQVWQRTAKPVFLITHDIEEAVFLATDLILLAPNPGHVEERLSLDFGQRYAAGESARAIKSDPRFIETREHVLTQVFAQREFAQRGCAQRLSPQGTTAHEELA from the coding sequence GTGGCCCAATTGATTCTCGACCGTATCGGCGCCCACTACCCGGGCGCCGCGCAGCCGGTGCTGCAGGACATCTCCCTGAGCCTGGGCCCGCAGCAACTGTGCGTGGCGCTGGGTCCGTCGGGCAGCGGCAAGACCTCGCTGCTCAACCTGATCGCCGGTTTCGTGCCGCCCAGCAGTGGCCGCATCACGCTGGACGGCGTCGCGGTGAAGGGCCCAGGGGCGGACCGTGGCGTGGTGTTTCAGGATGACGCCCTGCTGCCTTGGCAGGACGTGCTGGCCAATGTCGCCTTCGGCCTGCAACTGGCGGGCATCGGCCGCGCCCAGCGTGAAGCGCGGGCGCGTGAAATGCTCGCGCTGGTCGATCTGGCCGGTTTCGCCGAGCGGCAGGTGTGGCAACTCTCCGGTGGTCAGCGCCAACGCGTGGGCCTGGCCCGAGCGCTGGCGGCCGATCCGCAGGTACTGTTGATGGACGAGCCGTTCGGCGCACTGGATGCGTTCACTCGCGAGCAGATGCAGGAACTGCTGCTGCAGGTCTGGCAACGAACCGCCAAGCCGGTGTTCCTGATCACTCACGACATCGAAGAAGCGGTGTTCCTGGCCACCGATCTGATCCTGCTGGCGCCCAATCCGGGGCATGTCGAGGAACGTCTGAGCCTGGACTTCGGCCAACGCTACGCCGCCGGCGAGAGCGCCCGGGCGATCAAGTCAGACCCCCGATTCATCGAGACCCGCGAGCACGTGCTGACTCAGGTTTTTG
- the ssuB gene encoding aliphatic sulfonates ABC transporter ATP-binding protein has product MTVLKEQPQNLRRGIPLAVRQLRKTFGEREVLRDIDLNIPAGQFVAIVGRSGCGKSTLLRLLAALDQPTSGQLLAGTGPLSDARNDTRLMFQEARLLPWKRVIDNVGLGLSGNWREQALQALEAVGLAERANEWPAALSGGQKQRVALARALIHKPRLLLLDEPLGALDALTRIEMQQLIESLWRKHGFTVLLVTHDVSEAVAIADRVILIEEGRIGLDLAVELPRPRARGSHRLAALETEVLNRVLALPVNPPEPEPPSPLPTQLRWAR; this is encoded by the coding sequence ATGACCGTTCTCAAGGAGCAGCCGCAGAACCTGCGGCGCGGGATTCCCCTGGCGGTCCGCCAGTTGCGCAAGACCTTCGGCGAGCGCGAGGTGCTGCGCGACATCGACCTGAACATTCCGGCCGGGCAGTTCGTGGCCATCGTCGGCCGCAGTGGGTGCGGCAAAAGCACCCTGCTGCGCCTGCTGGCGGCCCTCGACCAGCCTACCAGTGGCCAGTTGCTGGCCGGCACGGGGCCGCTTAGCGATGCGCGCAACGATACTCGGCTGATGTTTCAGGAGGCCCGGTTGCTGCCGTGGAAGCGGGTCATCGACAACGTTGGCCTGGGGCTTTCCGGCAATTGGCGCGAGCAGGCCTTGCAGGCGCTGGAAGCGGTGGGGTTGGCCGAACGTGCCAATGAATGGCCGGCGGCGTTGTCGGGCGGGCAGAAGCAGCGTGTGGCCTTGGCGCGGGCATTGATCCACAAGCCGCGGCTGTTGCTGCTGGATGAGCCGTTGGGTGCGCTGGATGCACTGACGCGCATCGAAATGCAGCAGTTGATCGAGAGCTTGTGGCGCAAGCATGGCTTCACCGTGTTGCTGGTGACCCATGATGTGTCCGAAGCCGTGGCGATTGCCGATCGGGTGATTCTGATCGAGGAGGGGCGTATCGGTCTGGACCTGGCCGTCGAGCTGCCGCGGCCGCGGGCCCGTGGTTCACATCGCCTGGCGGCGCTGGAAACCGAGGTGCTCAACCGGGTGTTGGCGTTACCGGTCAATCCACCGGAGCCAGAGCCCCCATCGCCATTGCCGACCCAATTGCGCTGGGCGCGTTGA
- a CDS encoding sulfonate ABC transporter substrate-binding protein produces the protein MRTLFLRRGVVALFAAAVSFGAITKAQAETLRIGYQKYGTLVLLKAKGTLEKRLAAQGVDVKWTEFPGGPQLLEGLNVGSIDFGVTGETPPVFAQAAGADLLYVAYEPPAPTSEAILVPKDSPIRSVSELKGKKVALNKGSNVHYLLVRALEEAGLKYSDIQTVFLPPSDARAAFERGSVDAWVIWDPYQAAAEQQLQARTLRDGQGIVDNLQFYLATKPYAEKHPEVITALVEEVRAVGEWSKAHPEEVTAQVAPLLGLPADITLTSVKRQGYGAQFLNLQTVAAQQKIADSFHQLKLIPKPLRIQDVIWTPPANVAKAP, from the coding sequence ATGCGCACCCTGTTCTTGCGTCGTGGCGTGGTCGCACTGTTTGCTGCGGCTGTGTCGTTCGGCGCCATCACCAAGGCCCAGGCTGAAACCCTGCGCATCGGTTATCAGAAATACGGCACGCTGGTGCTGCTCAAGGCCAAGGGCACGCTGGAGAAGCGCTTGGCAGCCCAGGGTGTGGACGTCAAATGGACCGAGTTTCCCGGCGGGCCGCAACTGCTCGAAGGGCTCAACGTCGGCTCGATCGATTTCGGCGTGACCGGAGAAACTCCGCCGGTGTTCGCCCAGGCGGCCGGTGCCGATCTGCTATACGTGGCTTATGAGCCACCGGCCCCGACCAGTGAAGCGATCCTTGTGCCCAAGGACTCGCCGATCCGCTCGGTCAGTGAGCTCAAAGGCAAGAAGGTCGCGCTGAACAAGGGCTCCAACGTGCACTACCTGCTGGTGCGCGCGCTGGAAGAGGCGGGGCTCAAGTACTCCGACATCCAGACCGTCTTCCTGCCGCCGTCGGATGCACGCGCCGCCTTCGAGCGCGGCAGCGTCGATGCGTGGGTCATCTGGGACCCCTACCAGGCGGCCGCGGAGCAGCAATTGCAGGCTCGCACCCTGCGTGACGGTCAAGGCATCGTCGACAACCTGCAGTTCTACCTGGCCACCAAGCCCTACGCCGAGAAGCACCCCGAGGTGATCACGGCACTGGTCGAAGAAGTCCGCGCGGTGGGTGAGTGGTCCAAGGCGCATCCCGAAGAAGTCACCGCCCAGGTCGCGCCGTTGCTCGGCCTGCCGGCCGACATCACCCTGACCTCGGTGAAACGCCAGGGTTACGGTGCGCAGTTCCTCAACCTGCAGACCGTTGCCGCGCAGCAGAAGATCGCCGACAGCTTTCATCAGCTCAAGCTGATCCCCAAGCCGCTGCGCATCCAGGATGTGATCTGGACACCACCGGCCAACGTAGCCAAGGCCCCGTGA
- the ssuE gene encoding NADPH-dependent FMN reductase: MLVVSLGGSPSLRSRSGVLLERSKQWLQRQGVEVVTFQVRDFPAEDLLHARFDSPHVLLFIELVGKADGLVVATPVYKASFSGALKTLLDLLPERALSNKVVLPIATGGSIAHMLAVDYALKPVLASLKAQEMLQGIFADDSQIAYGEGGVAAQLAPALEQRLESALQEFHAFLLRRPQTHDPALLTQSLRSARWSI; the protein is encoded by the coding sequence ATGCTGGTCGTATCTCTGGGCGGCAGCCCCAGCCTGCGCTCGCGCTCCGGTGTACTGCTGGAGCGCAGCAAGCAGTGGTTGCAGCGTCAAGGCGTCGAAGTGGTGACCTTCCAGGTACGGGACTTCCCGGCCGAAGACCTGCTGCACGCTCGTTTCGACAGCCCGCACGTGCTGCTCTTCATCGAACTGGTCGGCAAGGCCGATGGCCTCGTGGTTGCCACGCCGGTGTACAAGGCCTCGTTCTCCGGCGCGCTGAAGACGCTGCTGGACCTGCTGCCCGAGCGTGCCCTGAGCAACAAGGTGGTCCTGCCCATCGCCACTGGTGGCAGCATCGCCCACATGCTGGCCGTGGACTACGCACTCAAGCCGGTGCTGGCCTCGCTCAAGGCCCAGGAAATGCTTCAGGGCATCTTTGCCGACGACAGTCAGATCGCCTATGGCGAAGGCGGCGTCGCAGCCCAGTTGGCACCGGCTCTCGAGCAGCGGCTGGAAAGCGCCTTGCAGGAGTTCCACGCATTCCTGCTGCGCCGACCGCAGACCCATGACCCGGCCCTGCTCACGCAAAGCCTGCGCAGTGCCCGCTGGAGCATCTGA
- the ssuD gene encoding FMNH2-dependent alkanesulfonate monooxygenase, with translation MSLNIFWFLPTHGDGHYLGTSEGARAVDHGYLQQIAQAADRLGYGGVLIPTGRSCEDSWLVAASLIPVTQRLKFLVALRPGIISPTVAARQAATLDRLSNGRALFNLVTGGDPDELSGDGLFLTHEERYEASVEFTRIWRRVLEGETVDYDGKHLTVKGAKLLYPPVQQPRPPLYFGGSSDAAQDLAAEQVEMYLTWGEPPAAVAEKIAQVREKAAKLGRTVRFGIRLHVIVRETNEEAWQAAERLIAHVDDDTIARAQASLARFDSVGQQRMAALHGGSKDQLEVSPNLWAGVGLVRGGAGTALVGDGPTVAERVKEYAALGIDTFIFSGYPHLEESYRVAELLFPHLDVQRPEAPTGANYVSPFGEMVANDILPKAAAKR, from the coding sequence ATGAGCCTCAATATTTTCTGGTTTCTTCCCACCCACGGCGACGGCCATTACCTGGGCACCTCCGAAGGTGCACGGGCAGTCGACCACGGGTACCTGCAACAGATCGCCCAGGCCGCCGATCGCCTCGGCTACGGCGGCGTACTGATCCCGACCGGGCGTTCATGCGAAGACTCATGGCTGGTGGCGGCCTCGTTGATTCCAGTCACCCAGCGCCTGAAATTCCTCGTGGCCCTGCGCCCAGGCATCATCTCGCCCACCGTGGCAGCACGCCAGGCCGCGACCCTGGACCGGCTGTCCAACGGCCGTGCGCTGTTTAACCTGGTGACCGGTGGCGACCCGGACGAATTGTCCGGCGACGGGCTGTTCCTCACCCATGAGGAACGCTACGAAGCATCGGTGGAGTTCACCCGCATCTGGCGTCGTGTGCTGGAAGGCGAGACCGTCGATTACGATGGCAAGCACCTCACCGTCAAGGGCGCCAAGCTACTCTATCCACCGGTGCAGCAACCCCGGCCGCCGCTGTATTTCGGCGGCTCTTCCGACGCTGCCCAGGACCTTGCTGCCGAACAGGTGGAAATGTACCTGACCTGGGGCGAACCGCCCGCTGCCGTGGCCGAGAAGATCGCCCAGGTGCGCGAGAAGGCGGCCAAGCTCGGCCGCACCGTGCGGTTCGGGATCCGCCTGCACGTGATCGTGCGGGAAACCAACGAAGAAGCCTGGCAGGCCGCCGAACGACTGATCGCTCATGTCGATGACGACACCATTGCCCGCGCCCAGGCCTCGCTGGCGCGCTTCGACTCGGTGGGTCAGCAGCGCATGGCCGCCTTGCACGGTGGCAGCAAGGACCAGCTGGAGGTCAGCCCCAACCTGTGGGCCGGCGTCGGCTTGGTGCGCGGCGGGGCGGGTACCGCGCTGGTCGGTGACGGTCCGACCGTGGCCGAACGGGTCAAGGAGTATGCGGCGCTGGGTATCGATACCTTTATTTTCTCCGGCTATCCGCACCTTGAGGAGTCGTACCGCGTGGCCGAGTTGCTGTTTCCGCACCTGGACGTGCAACGCCCGGAGGCTCCTACCGGCGCCAACTACGTCAGCCCTTTCGGTGAAATGGTCGCCAACGACATTTTGCCCAAGGCCGCCGCCAAGCGCTGA
- a CDS encoding glutamine synthetase family protein → MSVPPRAVQLNEANAFLKEHPEVLYVDLLIADMNGVVRGKRIERTSLHKVYEKGINLPASLFALDINGSTVESTGLGLDIGDADRICYPIPDTLCNEPWQKRPTAQLLMTMHELEGEPFFADPREVLRQVVEKFDAMGLTICAAFELEFYLIDQENVNGRPQPPRSPISGKRPHSTQVYLIDDLDEYVDCLQDILEGAKEQGIPADAIVKESAPAQFEVNLHHVADAMKACDYAVLLKRLIKNIAYDHEMDTTFMAKPYPGQAGNGLHVHISILDKDGKNIFTSEDPEQNAALRHAIGGVLETLPASMAFLCPNVNSYRRFGAQFYVPNSPCWGLDNRTVALRVPTGTPDAVRLEHRVAGADANPYLLMAAVLAGVHHGLTNQVEPNEPVTGNSYEQNEQSLPTNLRDALRLLDDSEVLAKYIDPKYIDIFVACKESELEEFEHSISDLEYNWYLHTV, encoded by the coding sequence ATGTCGGTACCCCCGCGTGCCGTTCAGCTTAACGAAGCGAACGCATTCCTTAAGGAACATCCTGAGGTTCTGTACGTCGACCTTCTGATTGCAGATATGAATGGTGTGGTGCGCGGCAAGCGCATCGAACGCACCAGCCTCCACAAGGTTTACGAGAAAGGCATCAACCTGCCTGCCTCGCTGTTTGCCCTGGACATCAACGGTTCCACCGTGGAAAGCACCGGCCTTGGCCTGGACATCGGCGACGCCGATCGTATCTGCTATCCCATCCCCGACACCCTGTGCAACGAGCCTTGGCAGAAGCGCCCTACCGCGCAACTGCTGATGACCATGCACGAACTCGAAGGCGAGCCGTTCTTCGCCGACCCGCGCGAGGTGCTGCGCCAGGTCGTCGAGAAATTCGACGCCATGGGCCTGACCATCTGCGCTGCCTTCGAGCTGGAGTTCTACCTGATCGACCAGGAGAACGTAAACGGTCGACCACAACCACCGCGCTCGCCGATCTCCGGCAAGCGTCCGCATTCGACCCAGGTGTATCTGATCGACGACCTGGACGAGTACGTGGACTGCCTGCAGGACATCCTCGAAGGGGCGAAGGAACAAGGCATTCCAGCCGACGCCATCGTCAAGGAAAGTGCGCCGGCGCAGTTCGAGGTCAACCTGCACCACGTCGCCGATGCCATGAAGGCTTGCGACTATGCAGTGCTGCTCAAGCGTCTGATCAAGAACATCGCCTACGACCATGAGATGGACACCACGTTCATGGCCAAGCCCTACCCGGGCCAGGCGGGCAACGGTTTGCACGTGCACATCTCGATCCTCGACAAGGACGGCAAGAACATCTTCACCAGTGAGGATCCCGAGCAGAACGCCGCATTGCGTCACGCGATCGGCGGTGTGCTCGAGACCCTGCCCGCGTCGATGGCGTTCCTGTGCCCGAACGTCAATTCGTACCGCCGCTTCGGTGCTCAGTTCTACGTGCCAAACTCCCCATGCTGGGGCCTGGACAACCGTACCGTGGCCCTGCGCGTGCCTACTGGCACACCGGATGCGGTGCGCCTTGAGCATCGAGTGGCCGGTGCCGACGCCAACCCCTACCTGCTGATGGCTGCGGTGCTGGCCGGCGTGCACCATGGCCTGACCAACCAGGTCGAGCCCAACGAACCGGTGACGGGCAACTCCTACGAGCAGAACGAGCAGAGCCTGCCGACCAACCTGCGCGATGCCCTGCGCCTGCTGGACGACAGCGAGGTGCTGGCCAAGTACATCGATCCGAAATACATCGATATCTTCGTGGCCTGCAAGGAAAGCGAGCTGGAAGAATTCGAGCATTCCATCTCGGATTTGGAATACAACTGGTATTTGCACACCGTATAA
- the tauA gene encoding taurine ABC transporter substrate-binding protein, whose amino-acid sequence MGIQAAPLTVGYQTGIDPSKVPQADGVYEKAIGEKIDWRRFNSGPEVVTAIASGDVQIGNLGSSPLAAATSRKLPIVAFIVSAQINSAEALVVRNGSGIDNPQQLVGKTIATPFVSTSHYSLLGALKHWGLEGKVKVVNLQPAEIAAAWKRGDIDGAFVWSPALGEIRKSGKTLTDAAQVGQWGAPTFEVWVARKDYAEKHPEVIAKFAKVTLDSFADYAKNQAQWTADSEPVRKIAKLTGANAADVPDLLAGSTYPDAEAQALEALLGGGTAKAVAKTAEFLKEQGKLEAVLPDYTPYVSAKFVQ is encoded by the coding sequence ATGGGCATCCAGGCCGCGCCGCTGACCGTCGGCTACCAGACCGGCATAGACCCCAGCAAGGTGCCCCAGGCCGACGGCGTCTATGAGAAAGCCATTGGCGAGAAGATCGACTGGCGCCGCTTCAACAGCGGGCCGGAAGTGGTGACGGCGATCGCCTCGGGCGATGTGCAGATCGGCAATCTGGGGTCGAGCCCGCTGGCAGCTGCCACTTCACGCAAACTGCCCATCGTCGCCTTCATCGTTTCGGCGCAGATCAATTCCGCCGAGGCCCTGGTGGTGCGCAACGGCAGCGGTATCGACAACCCTCAGCAACTGGTGGGCAAAACCATCGCCACGCCGTTCGTTTCCACCTCCCACTACAGCTTGCTCGGTGCGCTGAAGCACTGGGGCCTGGAAGGCAAGGTCAAGGTGGTCAACCTGCAACCGGCCGAGATTGCCGCCGCGTGGAAGCGAGGCGACATCGATGGCGCATTCGTCTGGTCGCCGGCCTTGGGCGAGATCCGCAAGAGCGGCAAGACCCTGACCGATGCCGCGCAGGTCGGGCAATGGGGCGCACCGACCTTCGAGGTCTGGGTGGCGCGCAAGGACTACGCCGAGAAGCACCCTGAAGTGATCGCCAAATTCGCCAAGGTCACCCTGGATTCGTTCGCCGACTACGCGAAGAACCAGGCGCAGTGGACCGCCGACTCCGAGCCGGTGCGCAAGATCGCCAAGCTGACGGGCGCCAATGCCGCGGATGTTCCCGACCTGCTCGCCGGCTCTACCTATCCCGACGCCGAGGCCCAGGCTTTGGAAGCGCTGCTGGGCGGTGGCACTGCCAAGGCGGTGGCCAAGACAGCCGAGTTCCTCAAGGAGCAAGGCAAGCTGGAAGCCGTGCTGCCCGATTACACGCCTTACGTCAGCGCCAAGTTCGTTCAGTGA
- the ssuC gene encoding aliphatic sulfonate ABC transporter permease SsuC translates to MSTSTRIIHRLAPWALPVGLLLIWQLSVSVGWLSTRILPAPSAVLEAGVALFKSGEIWTHLAISGWRAGIGFAIGGGIGLVLGLISGLSRWGERLLDTSVQMIRNVPHLALIPLVILWFGIDESAKIFLVALGTLFPIYLNTYHGIKNADPALVEMARSYGLSGFRLFWQVILPGALPSILVGVRFALGLMWLTLIVAETISASSGIGYLAMNAREFLQTDVVVLAIVLYAILGKLADLAARGLERVWLRWHPAYQSKGGAA, encoded by the coding sequence ATGAGTACATCGACTAGAATCATCCACCGGTTGGCGCCTTGGGCGCTGCCGGTCGGCCTGCTGCTGATCTGGCAGCTGTCGGTCAGCGTCGGCTGGCTGTCGACGCGTATCCTTCCGGCACCCAGCGCGGTGCTCGAAGCGGGTGTCGCGTTGTTCAAGTCCGGGGAGATCTGGACGCATCTGGCCATCAGTGGCTGGCGCGCCGGCATCGGCTTTGCCATCGGTGGCGGCATCGGCCTGGTGTTGGGGCTGATCAGCGGCCTGTCGCGCTGGGGCGAGCGGCTGCTCGACACTTCCGTGCAGATGATCCGCAACGTGCCGCACCTGGCGCTGATTCCGCTGGTGATCCTGTGGTTCGGCATCGACGAGTCGGCAAAGATCTTTCTGGTGGCTTTGGGCACGCTGTTCCCGATCTACCTGAACACCTACCACGGCATCAAGAACGCCGACCCCGCATTGGTGGAAATGGCACGCAGCTATGGCCTGTCAGGGTTTCGCCTGTTCTGGCAAGTGATCCTGCCCGGGGCCTTGCCCTCCATTCTGGTTGGCGTGCGTTTCGCCCTGGGTCTGATGTGGCTGACGCTGATCGTCGCGGAAACCATTTCCGCCAGTTCGGGTATCGGCTACCTGGCCATGAACGCGCGTGAATTCCTGCAGACCGATGTGGTGGTGCTGGCCATCGTGCTCTATGCGATTCTCGGCAAGCTGGCCGATCTCGCGGCACGGGGGCTGGAGCGAGTGTGGTTGCGCTGGCATCCGGCCTATCAAAGCAAGGGAGGTGCGGCATGA
- a CDS encoding peroxiredoxin has product MTIRLGDIAPDFQQESSQGSISFHQWLGDKWGVLFSHPADFTPVCTTELGFTAKLADEFAKRNVKAIALSVDPVESHHRWIGDIDETQGTTVNFPILADVDRKVSELYDLIHPNANDTLTVRSLFVIDPNKKVRLTITYPASTGRNFHEILRVIDSLQLTDNHKVATPANWQDGDDVVIVPSLKDEEEIKQRFPKGYKAVKPYLRLTPQPNR; this is encoded by the coding sequence ATGACCATCCGACTCGGCGACATCGCCCCTGATTTCCAGCAGGAATCCAGCCAAGGCAGCATCAGCTTTCACCAGTGGTTGGGAGATAAATGGGGCGTGCTGTTCTCGCACCCGGCCGACTTCACGCCCGTTTGCACTACCGAGTTGGGCTTCACCGCCAAGCTGGCCGACGAGTTCGCCAAGCGCAACGTCAAGGCCATTGCCTTGTCGGTCGATCCAGTCGAGTCCCACCACCGCTGGATCGGCGACATCGACGAGACCCAGGGCACGACCGTGAATTTCCCGATTCTGGCCGATGTCGACCGCAAGGTGTCCGAGCTCTACGACCTCATCCACCCGAACGCCAACGACACCCTGACCGTGCGCTCGCTGTTCGTCATCGATCCGAACAAGAAGGTACGGCTGACCATCACCTACCCGGCCAGTACTGGGCGTAATTTCCACGAAATCCTGCGGGTGATCGATTCGCTGCAACTCACTGACAACCACAAGGTGGCGACTCCGGCCAACTGGCAGGATGGCGACGACGTGGTGATCGTGCCTTCGCTCAAGGACGAAGAAGAGATCAAGCAGCGCTTTCCCAAGGGCTACAAAGCGGTGAAGCCGTACCTGCGCCTGACCCCACAGCCAAACCGCTGA
- a CDS encoding OprD family outer membrane porin, with amino-acid sequence MYKQSLAVAIALASISTSVYAADPAPSGFLDASKVTLSSRTMYFRNDTREGTANDQEESAQGFLFNFLSGYTAGTVGFGLDVQAMTGIHLDGGRGHHPNANTFFPSDSDGSAEKSWSRLGANGKVKFSKTELKVGSALQPNLPILVSNDGRLLPAVYQGGILTSKDLDNFTFTAGRLNKSAGRATSNYSGLGVGGATQDSNNFQFGGVDWKVTKDLTLQVYHAQLEDYYKQTFLGAVHVLPLGEDQSFKTDLRYFDSRSDGKNGDVGYRFNNNSGYAKNPGKIDNKTWTAIFTYSLAGHAVTAGYQQVGDDGGMPFINNGNVVDGNGRNEGNGGSSVYLFTDSMINSFTRAGENTTFAQYSYDFSRIGVPGLKASVAYLHADDIKAAGTGDSSNSEWERDMRVDYVIQSGLLKNFGATLRNGTYRSDVGTNTDQTRLIFNYTYAFK; translated from the coding sequence ATGTACAAGCAGTCGCTCGCCGTAGCCATCGCGCTCGCCAGCATCTCCACCAGTGTTTACGCCGCCGATCCGGCACCCTCGGGTTTCCTCGACGCCAGCAAGGTAACGCTGAGCTCGCGGACCATGTACTTCCGCAACGACACCCGTGAAGGCACCGCGAACGACCAGGAAGAGTCGGCTCAGGGCTTCCTCTTCAATTTCCTCTCTGGCTACACTGCCGGCACCGTCGGCTTCGGTCTGGACGTGCAGGCCATGACCGGTATTCACCTGGACGGCGGCCGTGGTCACCACCCGAATGCCAACACCTTCTTCCCAAGCGACAGCGATGGCTCGGCTGAGAAGTCCTGGTCGCGTCTGGGCGCCAACGGCAAGGTCAAGTTCTCCAAGACCGAACTCAAGGTGGGTAGCGCACTGCAGCCCAACCTGCCAATCCTGGTATCCAACGATGGTCGCTTGCTGCCTGCTGTGTACCAGGGCGGTATCCTGACTTCCAAGGACCTGGACAACTTCACCTTCACCGCCGGTCGACTGAACAAGTCCGCGGGCCGTGCCACCAGCAACTATTCGGGCCTGGGCGTCGGCGGTGCCACTCAGGACTCCAACAACTTCCAGTTCGGCGGTGTGGACTGGAAAGTGACCAAGGACCTGACCCTGCAGGTCTACCATGCGCAGCTGGAAGACTATTACAAGCAGACCTTCCTGGGCGCCGTGCACGTACTGCCACTGGGTGAAGATCAGTCGTTCAAGACTGACCTGCGCTACTTCGACAGCCGTTCCGACGGCAAGAACGGCGACGTCGGCTACCGCTTCAACAACAACAGCGGCTACGCCAAGAACCCTGGCAAGATCGACAACAAGACCTGGACTGCGATCTTCACCTACAGCCTGGCTGGCCACGCGGTCACCGCCGGCTACCAGCAGGTGGGCGATGATGGCGGCATGCCGTTCATCAACAACGGCAACGTGGTCGATGGCAACGGTCGCAACGAAGGCAACGGTGGCTCCAGCGTCTACCTGTTCACCGACAGCATGATCAACTCCTTCACCCGTGCTGGCGAGAACACCACGTTCGCCCAGTACTCCTACGACTTCAGCCGCATCGGCGTACCGGGCCTGAAAGCTTCGGTTGCCTACCTGCATGCCGATGACATCAAGGCAGCCGGTACCGGCGATTCGAGCAACTCGGAGTGGGAACGCGACATGCGCGTCGACTACGTGATCCAGAGCGGTCTGCTGAAGAACTTCGGCGCCACCCTGCGTAACGGTACCTACCGCAGCGACGTGGGCACCAACACCGATCAGACCCGTCTGATCTTCAACTACACGTACGCTTTCAAGTAA